Proteins found in one Methanofollis fontis genomic segment:
- a CDS encoding cation:proton antiporter, which translates to MIDYAAMDPILQVILILTVAKLAGELAERAGYPSLIGEIAAGIVLGPSLLSIVAYEGTMEFLADIGIIALLFISGIQMNMRSFAASEKPALFTAIAGMVVPFLMGAGFAHIAGFDSIEAIFIGIALSVTSIGISIRTLIDLKKLETPAGTTIVGAAVIDDILGILLLAGLTAVFTGSEGSLFSTLITGGLFIGGSLVVGRRVLPAIMDRARSTQTHEMTYTAAIAIALCMAYLSDLAGLHYAIGAFFAGLLLGDQIRNDRSLFEGIADFSFGFFVTFFFASIGLLVTITPETLFSPFILPLIVIAFAGKILGGWAGSTQFMDSQAGALIVGIGLCPRGEITLVIAQIALMTGIIGQALFSSFTIMVIISVLLTPVLMTSAFRRLEIRGDRQPANAR; encoded by the coding sequence ATGATCGACTACGCCGCAATGGATCCCATCCTTCAGGTGATCCTGATCCTGACCGTTGCGAAGCTGGCGGGTGAACTGGCCGAACGTGCCGGGTATCCCTCCCTCATCGGGGAAATAGCGGCAGGGATCGTACTCGGTCCGTCGTTGCTCTCAATTGTTGCTTATGAAGGGACGATGGAATTTCTTGCAGATATAGGAATTATCGCCCTCCTGTTTATCAGTGGCATCCAGATGAATATGCGATCGTTTGCCGCTTCTGAAAAACCCGCATTGTTCACCGCAATTGCCGGTATGGTGGTGCCATTCCTGATGGGGGCAGGGTTTGCCCATATCGCCGGTTTTGATTCCATTGAGGCCATCTTCATCGGGATTGCCCTTTCGGTTACGTCCATTGGCATATCAATCCGGACACTGATCGACCTGAAAAAACTGGAAACGCCGGCAGGGACCACCATCGTTGGGGCAGCGGTGATCGATGATATCCTGGGGATCCTGCTGCTGGCCGGGCTAACAGCGGTATTTACCGGGAGCGAGGGGTCGCTGTTCTCGACCCTCATCACCGGCGGACTCTTCATCGGCGGGAGCCTGGTCGTCGGACGGCGGGTGCTTCCCGCCATAATGGACCGGGCCCGCTCAACACAGACCCATGAGATGACCTATACGGCAGCGATTGCAATCGCCCTGTGCATGGCCTATCTATCCGACCTTGCCGGACTCCATTATGCCATAGGAGCGTTTTTTGCGGGTTTACTGCTGGGTGACCAGATCAGAAACGATCGCAGCCTTTTTGAAGGCATAGCAGACTTTTCATTCGGTTTTTTTGTCACCTTCTTCTTCGCCTCCATCGGGCTCCTGGTCACCATCACTCCTGAAACCCTGTTCTCCCCCTTTATCCTGCCACTCATCGTCATTGCATTCGCAGGCAAGATCCTCGGAGGATGGGCGGGTTCGACACAATTTATGGATTCGCAGGCAGGGGCGCTCATTGTCGGCATCGGCCTCTGCCCGCGGGGCGAAATCACCCTGGTGATTGCACAGATCGCCCTGATGACAGGAATTATTGGACAGGCGCTCTTCTCTTCATTTACCATTATGGTGATCATATCTGTGCTGCTCACACCGGTCCTGATGACATCTGCCTTCCGACGCCTTGAGATCAGAGGTGACCGGCAACCCGCAAATGCGAGATGA
- a CDS encoding YbhB/YbcL family Raf kinase inhibitor-like protein, translating to MANPIVEIDFTVFPKRHTCVGEDVSPEIRISRLESPYCALILSDPGAPGGEFAHWLIWNIKKPDRIPENIPKTPEVSSPFAALQGTNDFGKIGYNGPCPPKGSAHEYYFNLYGLDAPLQCAPGATLAELKQAMKGHEKEYSGTAVATFRRE from the coding sequence ATGGCAAATCCCATAGTCGAGATCGATTTCACTGTCTTTCCAAAGAGGCACACCTGTGTGGGTGAGGACGTATCGCCGGAAATTCGTATATCCCGTCTTGAATCGCCGTATTGTGCATTAATTCTCTCAGACCCGGGTGCGCCGGGCGGGGAGTTTGCGCACTGGTTGATCTGGAACATCAAAAAGCCCGACCGCATCCCGGAAAACATCCCGAAAACACCCGAGGTGTCTTCACCCTTCGCCGCTCTGCAGGGGACGAACGATTTTGGAAAAATCGGTTACAACGGGCCGTGCCCGCCAAAAGGGTCGGCCCATGAGTACTACTTTAACCTCTATGGCCTTGATGCCCCGCTCCAGTGCGCACCCGGGGCGACACTGGCCGAACTCAAACAGGCAATGAAAGGGCATGAGAAGGAGTATAGCGGCACTGCCGTTGCCACGTTCAGGCGGGAGTGA
- the udg gene encoding type-4 uracil-DNA glycosylase, producing MHEVERLKTEILNCTHCPLSETRTHAVPGEGPKDAEIVFIGEAPGRQEDLQGRPFVGRAGRILDSMLDSAGISREEVFITNVVKCRPPENRDPQNEEIAACRPYLVEQISAIRPRFIVTLGRFAMRLVLEMFGVEAGSIGEMHGQVITVSQGGAVFTVIPMYHPAASIYNRQVRADLEDDFQTLGRLLRGE from the coding sequence ATGCATGAGGTTGAACGCCTGAAGACCGAGATCCTGAACTGCACACACTGTCCCCTCTCAGAAACGAGGACACACGCAGTTCCCGGTGAGGGACCGAAGGATGCAGAAATCGTGTTCATCGGCGAGGCGCCGGGCAGGCAGGAAGATCTCCAGGGCAGACCGTTTGTCGGGCGTGCAGGGCGAATTCTGGATTCAATGCTGGATTCGGCCGGCATATCCCGTGAAGAGGTGTTTATCACCAATGTCGTGAAGTGCCGCCCCCCCGAGAACCGCGACCCGCAAAACGAGGAGATCGCCGCCTGCCGTCCATATCTTGTAGAGCAGATCTCGGCGATCAGGCCCCGTTTCATAGTTACCCTTGGAAGGTTTGCGATGCGTCTGGTTCTTGAGATGTTCGGGGTGGAAGCGGGCAGCATCGGTGAAATGCACGGGCAGGTGATCACCGTGTCGCAAGGGGGGGCGGTGTTCACTGTAATTCCCATGTATCATCCAGCGGCATCCATCTACAACAGGCAGGTCAGGGCGGACCTTGAGGACGATTTCCAGACCCTCGGACGTCTGCTCAGGGGAGAGTGA
- a CDS encoding CBS domain-containing protein, with translation MEPGEIPIKLVMSQEIVTIGPDTPLPEVFERFSEKGCTDLIVAAPDGQFLGFITALDLLASVGPVIGVRTLKKTTCIDCLLKRDTTTAADIMTRSHIALSDDSTLRDAMEAMERYRYPVLIVVDERGAAVGRLEVCMIISHLRVAGHL, from the coding sequence ATGGAACCTGGCGAAATACCGATCAAACTGGTGATGTCGCAAGAAATCGTCACCATTGGCCCCGACACTCCGCTTCCCGAAGTTTTCGAGCGTTTTTCTGAGAAAGGATGTACCGACCTCATCGTAGCCGCCCCGGACGGACAATTTCTCGGTTTCATCACGGCCCTCGATCTCCTCGCCTCGGTCGGGCCGGTGATCGGGGTCAGGACCCTAAAAAAGACCACGTGCATCGATTGTCTGCTCAAGCGTGACACCACGACGGCGGCCGATATCATGACACGCAGTCATATCGCACTTTCGGACGATTCCACGCTCAGGGATGCCATGGAGGCGATGGAACGCTACCGCTATCCTGTGCTGATCGTCGTCGATGAGAGGGGTGCCGCCGTCGGGCGCCTGGAGGTCTGCATGATCATCTCGCATTTGCGGGTTGCCGGTCACCTCTGA